One stretch of Arachis hypogaea cultivar Tifrunner chromosome 20, arahy.Tifrunner.gnm2.J5K5, whole genome shotgun sequence DNA includes these proteins:
- the LOC112785313 gene encoding uncharacterized protein, protein MDSISSSFSFLHPLLLNPSKTRNSPSNPKFVIFLFFFFFSFFTFSFSASDSPFQSTYIRLCDNLVTAFPIRPNAAATSSAAIADSLRFQTGYFTSAHRLFNRSAASDYSKRLNFRVTSIRITQNDDVFELRGQILLQQRRPNTNYRRSLRKVYRGHRVTNWGVSQWIRATLRGFWSRSSGKLCMLGTGSYGYKGSDYRFTLVGNENGGCVGGSDGENLPLGDLSKGACTVFRGRMDQFELEYGSHCGDVNCNPIGSGAQKLPDFLYFYGSRCATRRRVQMLLGFPDTSYHGFMFPFYPNTTLISEGVWDEKENRLCASACRILNFTGDLGNPYVGDCSIKLALRFPAVLSLRNRSSALGQIWSDKGIGDSGYFGKVGFKSSFKSARGLQGFQYVYTEIERVRKYCGGKMNDRGKGRKKYPDGYSSDMRFSMTVRSNKGQVASGYSSPLFVGEESYEGRLYGVPTKMGKLKSPRTGSDNYSSLLNVSYTMNFNPPPDFNLTGQISSGEVKISAEGIYNRNTGNLCMTGCRNLRSNGKILMKNESMDCEIVINVQFSALNAKRRDSVKGTIESTRLKSDPFYFGPLQLSSSSIYTSQADASIWRMDFEIVMLLISNTLACLLVGLQLLHVRKHPEVLPYISVVMLLVITLGHMIPLILNFGTLFSHSQQTVFLGSEGWFQVNEVVVRMVTMIAFLLELRLLHLTWSSRQHEGSQPGLWVSEKKVLCMTLPLYVGGTLVAWFVHIWKSGHKKGSRSFRLSRHRFKFPLGQAYQSPSILEDLKSYAGLLLDGFLLPQIIFNITSKAEGNTLASSFYVGTTIVRILPHAYDLYRAHTTAWFLDSSYIYANHRMGFYSTAWDIVIPCGGVLFAVLVYLQQRFGSRCILPKRFRESSVYEKVPAIGNDEL, encoded by the exons tctttttcttttcttcatccaTTGCTTCTAAACCCTTCAAAAACCCGCAATTCTCCATCGAACCCTAAATTTGttatctttttgttctttttcttcttctccttcttcacgTTCTCCTTTTCAGCCTCAGATTCTCCTTTTCAATCCACTTACATTCGCCTCTGCGACAACCTCGTCACCGCATTCCCGATCCGCCCCAATGCCGCCGCAACCTCCTCCGCTGCCATCGCCGACTCCCTCCGCTTCCAAACTGGCTACTTCACCAGCGCCCACCGCCTCTTCAACCGATCCGCCGCCTCCGACTACTCCAAGCGCCTCAATTTCCGCGTCACCTCCATTCGCATTACCCAAAACGACGACGTTTTCGAGCTCCGAGGCCAAATACTTCTTCAGCAGCGTCGGCCCAACACGAATTATAGAAGGTCGCTGAGGAAGGTTTACCGAGGTCACAGAGTTACGAATTGGGGAGTTTCACAGTGGATTCGAGCTACTCTCAGGGGGTTCTGGTCACGTTCTTCTGGTAAGCTTTGCATGCTTGGAACAGGATCTTATGGTTACAAG GGTTCGGATTATAGGTTTACACTAGTTGGGAATGAGAATGGTGGTTGTGTTGGAGGATCTGATGGGGAGAATTTGCCCCTTGGAGACCTTAGCAAAGGAGCCTGCACTGTGTTTCGCGGACGGATGGATCAGTTTGAATTGGAATATGGTAGTCACTGTGGTGATGTTAATTGCAACCCTATTGGTTCCGGTGCCCAGAAGTTGCCGGATTTCTTGTATTTTTATGGTAGCAGATGTGCGACAAGACGAAGGGTTCAAATGTTGTTGGGTTTTCCTGACACCAGTTACCATGGTTTTATGTTTCCATTTTATCCTAATACAACGTTGATATCCGAGGGTGTGTGGGATGAGAAGGAGAATCGGCTTTGTGCATCTGCTTGCCGGATATTGAACTTCACAGGAGATTTAGGTAATCCTTATGTTGGAGATTGCTCAATTAAGCTTGCGCTGAGATTTCCTGCGGTTTTGTCGTTGAGAAACAGGAGTTCTGCTTTGGGCCAGATTTGGAGTGACAAAGGGATTGGTGATTCTGGTTACTTCGGTAAAGTTGGATTTAAGAGCTCCTTCAAGTCTGCAAGGGGTCTTCAAGGTTTCCAATATGTGTATACTGAGATTGAAAGGGTAAGAAAATATTGTGGAGGAAAGATGAATgatagggggaagggaagaaagaagTATCCAGATGGATATTCTTCTGATATGCGATTTAGCATGACCGTTAGAAGCAACAAAGGACAAGTAGCTTCTGGTTACTCATCACCACTATTTGTTGGGGAAGAGAGCTATGAAGGAAGGCTATATGGGGTTCCAACAAAGATGGGAAAGCTGAAATCACCAAGGACTGGATCAGATAATTATAGCAGTTTGTTGAACGTCAGCTATACAATGAACTTTAACCCTCCACCTGATTTCAACCTCACTGGTCAAATCTCTTCAGGTGAAGTTAAAATTAGTGCTGAAGGAATCTACAATAGGAATACTGGAAATTTGTGTATGACAGGATGTAGGAATTTGAGATCAAATGGCAAAATACTGATGAAGAATGAGTCAATGGACTGTGAAATAGTAATTAATGTCCAGTTTTCTGCATTGAATGCAAAGCGACGTGACTCTGTTAAAGGAACTATAGAGAGCACTAGACTAAAGTCTGATCCTTTCTATTTTGGTCCTCTTCAGCTGTCTTCAAGTTCCATTTACACGAGTCAGGCAGATGCATCAATCTGGAGAATGGATTTTGAGATTGTTATGTTGTTGATATCAAACACACTTGCATGTTTACTTGTAGGATTGCAACTCTTACATGTGAGAAAGCACCCAGAAGTGCTTCCTTACATTTCGGTTGTGATGTTGCTTGTTATTACTCTAGGTCACATGATTCCCCTGATTTTGAACTTCGGAACCTTGTTTAGCCACAGCCAGCAGACTGTGTTTCTTGGGAGTGAAGGTTGGTTTCAAGTGAATGAAGTAGTTGTGAGGATGGTGACAATGATTGCTTTCCTTCTCGAGCTGCGTCTTCTCCATTTGACCTGGTCTTCGAGACAGCATGAAGGAAGCCAGCCAGGTTTGTGGGTTTCCGAGAAAAAGGTTCTTTGTATGACTCTACCATTGTACGTTGGTGGCACACTCGTTGCTTGGTTCGTGCATATATGGAAGAGTGGTCACAAGAAAGGATCTAGATCATTTCGGCTATCACGCCACAGGTTTAAGTTTCCTCTTGGTCAAGCTTACCAGTCTCCTTCCATCTTGGAAGACTTAAAATCCTATGCTGGTTTGCTCCTCGACGGTTTTCTGCTCCCACAAATAATATTTAACATAACATCCAAAGCAGAAGGGAATACTCTGGCATCTTCTTTTTATGTGGGAACAACCATTGTTCGGATACTGCCCCATGCATATGATCTTTACAGGGCTCACACTACTGCATGGTTCCTTGATTCATCATATATCTATGCAAACCACAGAATGGGTTTTTACTCCACTGCGTGGGACATTGTAATACCATGCGGTGGTGTTCTGTTTGCAGTCCTTGTATACTTACAACAGAGATTTGGCAGCAGGTGCATTCTTCCAAAGAGGTTTAGAGAGAGTTCTGTATATGAGAAAGTACCTGCTATTGGTAATGATGAATTGTGA